Proteins encoded in a region of the Oscillospiraceae bacterium genome:
- a CDS encoding MBL fold metallo-hydrolase, which translates to MVKFTSLYSGSSKNASAFTYKNTNILIDCGGSFKQIREQLDKIDLKITDIDALFITHPHTDHISALSMIVNKTDIPIYASYGTHEEIFDKSINMPMYRRIIIPDEKEFEVKDIVVSSFKTPHDTKYSLGFNFQFGKKTASYATDIGYISENFFKCFKGRDFMFFESNHDVDMLINSNRPESLKHRILGDNGHLSNENSAYFSSLIANDGLKRLMLGHLSGEANTPELAYKVTKDKMESKNIKIDKDLLLWVAKRDMISEMVSF; encoded by the coding sequence CAGTAAAAACGCATCAGCTTTTACATATAAAAACACAAACATTTTAATAGATTGTGGTGGCTCTTTTAAACAAATCAGAGAGCAACTTGATAAAATTGATTTAAAAATTACTGACATTGATGCATTATTTATAACTCATCCACACACTGACCATATCAGTGCGCTTTCAATGATTGTTAATAAAACTGATATACCGATTTATGCATCATATGGAACTCATGAAGAAATTTTTGATAAATCTATAAATATGCCAATGTATAGACGAATTATCATACCTGACGAAAAAGAGTTTGAAGTTAAAGATATTGTTGTTTCCTCTTTCAAAACTCCGCATGATACTAAATATTCCTTAGGTTTTAATTTTCAGTTTGGCAAAAAAACTGCAAGTTATGCTACGGACATTGGATACATTTCGGAAAATTTTTTCAAGTGTTTTAAAGGCAGAGATTTTATGTTCTTTGAATCAAATCACGATGTGGATATGCTTATAAACAGCAATCGTCCCGAGTCTTTAAAACATAGAATTTTAGGAGATAATGGTCATCTTTCAAATGAAAATTCTGCTTACTTTTCAAGTTTAATTGCTAACGATGGATTGAAAAGACTTATGCTCGGTCATTTAAGTGGCGAAGCCAATACTCCGGAACTTGCATATAAAGTAACCAAAGATAAAATGGAAAGTAAAAATATAAAAATTGATAAAGACCTCTTGCTTTGGGTCGCAAAACGTGATATGATAAGTGAGATGGTTAGTTTTTAA